The Methanosarcina barkeri str. Wiesmoor DNA segment CCCTGATAAATGCGTCATGAACTTCCAGAACTCCGGGATTTTCCATCTGGATAAGGGCATACAGATAGGGGTTCTGGCCAAGAATCCTGCCTACAAAGTCCAGCATTATGGCGTAGACCGGGCTTACGAATTTTCTAGATTTTTTTATATCGAAATCTAACCTGTCAATGGTCGTTCCTATGGTAATATAGGCGAAGTGGGTAAGCCCCTGTACAACCGAAACAAGCCTGTCGTGTTCGGCTGCCGTAGTAATTTCAACATGTGCCCCCCCTTCCTCAAAAAGCTCTCTTATTACCGGGAACCACTTTTCCGAACGTCCCTTTACAGGGACGAGAATGACAGTTTGCCCTCTGATAGTAGGAATTGTCGGGCCGAACATAGGATGTGTGCCGAGAATTTCCACATCTGAAGGGGCGAATTTTTTCATAGCTTCCACAGGCTTTACTTTAATGGAAGTAAAGTCCATAAGCAGACTTCCAGATTTCATTTTCGGGGCAAATTCCGCAATAGTCTCTTCAGTTACATTGATTGGCACCGAGACTATTAATATGTCACTTTCCGGAACAGCTTTTTCGAGATCCGAGGCAAAAGGAACTCCTAATTTGCTTGCAATCTCTGTTTTCCCACCTTTTCCCCAGACTGTAACTTCGTAGCCTTTTTGCTTGAAAAAACGGGTAAACCATTGTCCCATCTCCCCAGTTCCACCAAGGATCAGCACCTTCGTTTTTTCAGGTTTTTGATCTGTATTGACCTGACTCCCTGGTTTCAGATTAGCACTCAAACCTGCAAAGCCTCCAAAACCGTTTTTTTCATAAGTTCGACTGGAGGTTCGATTCCTGTCCAGAGCTTGAAAGCTTCAGCTCCCTGGTAGACAAGCATTAAGACTCCACTCACAGTCTTTGCGCCTGAAGCTTTTGCTTCTCTTAAGAGCCTGGTTTCCAGGGGATTATAGACAATATCAAAAACAGTAAGGTCAGGGTGGAGATCTTCTGCTGTGGCAATCGCAGTATCTACATTAGGGTGCATTCCAAGAGTCGTAGTGTTGATCAGGATATTGGCATCCTGCAACAAGTTTTTTAATCCGGAGAGCCCTTTCCCAGTTACGTTTCCAGAAAGGGATGCAGCTGAGATATCTTTTGCAAGCTCGATTGCCCTTCCTTCGGTACGGTTTACTATTGTGATTTCAGCGCCATCGGCTGCAAGCTGAAAAGCAATGGATCTTGCTGCTCCACCTGCACCTGTAACTACGATTTTAGACCCCTCCATTTCCACTGCAGAATTCTGAAGTGCCTGCTTTGCTCCTAGTCCGTCCGTGTTGTACCCTTTTATTTCTCCGGTTTCCCCGAAAACGATAGTGTTTACAGCTCCTATTTTTTCGGCCAGTGGGTCCGGTTTTATGCAGTCAAGTTTCAAGGCTGTCTCTTTTAAGGGCACTGTCAGATTCAACCCTCCGAACCCCATAGCTTCAGCCCCAAGAATTGCTTTTTCCAGTTTTTCGGGTTTCACCCTGAAAGCGTGATAGATACAGTCCATTCCAAGGGCTGAAAAAGCTGCATTATGCATTGCAGGAGAAAGGGAATGAGCTATAGGGTCTCCAAATACGCCAAAAACTTGCTTCATTCGAGCAGCTCCAATATCTTCTTTACTTCGTCTACCTGAAATTGCCCGGGCGCGGCAGAAACTTCACTATTAACAGCCGCATATGTCAGGACCGAACCGTAGAAAGGAGCAATTACCCTTGTATGTTTTCCAAGCCTACCCATGGCAATCGTACATACAGCATTTCCTGCCTCCCTGGCATCCAGTGCAACTCTTAACAGGTTAAGTACGTCTCTTCTCGATTGCGGCATAACAGCAAGTTTCGCAATATCTGCCCCTGCCAGAAATGCCTCTTCCAGAATAGTTTTCATTTCCTGAAAAGCCGGAGTCCTTGAAAAGTCATGGGAAGAAACGATTACAGTTTTTCCGTGGGCTTTTGCCGCTTTTATTACCTGGTCTCTTGCTTCTCTCCCAGCAGAGAGCTCTATGTCTACTGCATCTGGCCCGTCTTTCAGGGAAATGAGATTTGTAAGAAGTTCAATTCTATCGGCCTCTTTTCCTTCCCATTTTCCTCCTTCCGTAATTGAGCGATTTGTGAGAATTACCGGAAGTCCGGTTTCGGATTTTACTTTTCTGATTGTTTCTGCAGCTGTTTCCAGGTCCCTGATCCCAAGCAAATCAAGCCGAATTTCGAGAAGGTCGGCCCCCATTTTGGCGGCCTTTCTTGAAATTTCAAGGGATTTTTCAAGGATTACTGCTACAACGGCAGCTTTTTTCTCAAGGTCAAGCTGGCCAATATGAATCATTGTTTGCTCCGGTTTTTGTTTTCTGCTGATGAACGTTTCTTCTTCCGTTTTTGTCTTTCCGCTGATGACCATTTCTTTTCAGGAGTTTTTCATTTAGGAGGTTATTTCTCTATTATCGTTTCTTCGATTTTTTTACCGAAATGCCTGGCTCCCTCTTCCAGGCGAACCAGAACCTCATCTCCTTTCTTGAGTTTGGCGACTGAAATCGGATTTCCGTCTTTTCCAACCAGCTTGATAGTTTCGGCATTTTGCAGGATTGCGCTCAGAGTGCGATTGCCTGCTTTTGCTTCAATAAGCATAAGAGGACGGCTTTCAATCTTGACCCTGCCCACAAACCCTTCTCTCTGCCTCCCTTTTGAATCGATTATTGTTACCGCATCTCCGGTTCGAAGTTCCGAGAGGTAGCGGG contains these protein-coding regions:
- the aroD gene encoding type I 3-dehydroquinate dehydratase, with the protein product MIHIGQLDLEKKAAVVAVILEKSLEISRKAAKMGADLLEIRLDLLGIRDLETAAETIRKVKSETGLPVILTNRSITEGGKWEGKEADRIELLTNLISLKDGPDAVDIELSAGREARDQVIKAAKAHGKTVIVSSHDFSRTPAFQEMKTILEEAFLAGADIAKLAVMPQSRRDVLNLLRVALDAREAGNAVCTIAMGRLGKHTRVIAPFYGSVLTYAAVNSEVSAAPGQFQVDEVKKILELLE
- a CDS encoding shikimate dehydrogenase, which gives rise to MKQVFGVFGDPIAHSLSPAMHNAAFSALGMDCIYHAFRVKPEKLEKAILGAEAMGFGGLNLTVPLKETALKLDCIKPDPLAEKIGAVNTIVFGETGEIKGYNTDGLGAKQALQNSAVEMEGSKIVVTGAGGAARSIAFQLAADGAEITIVNRTEGRAIELAKDISAASLSGNVTGKGLSGLKNLLQDANILINTTTLGMHPNVDTAIATAEDLHPDLTVFDIVYNPLETRLLREAKASGAKTVSGVLMLVYQGAEAFKLWTGIEPPVELMKKTVLEALQV